AACTAATAGATAAACTGCTTGCTGGGTAGGAGTTAGTATTAATAACAGTTGATTCTAAACCTTTAAATATTAATGGTTGAATAGAAAGAGGTTGAGCCGTATCTACCGCACGGCGGAAATATATTTTATCTGGTTCTGGGGAGGTATCAGATAGGTGTTGAATAATCACGTTTTTATCAACAATAGAAGCATCAGCGACAATTACTTTAGTATTAAAACCATGTTGAGAATCCATTAATTGATACTTTTCTATTATTTGATGAATTCCATTTAAAAACTCCACACCTCCATCATCACCTGTAATTTCATCTATCATGATAAATAGGTGTTTAATTCTCCCAGATATTTCTTGCATTTTTTGCGGTAAAACTTTACCATCTGAGGTATTATAAGCATTTCTAAATATCTTATCAAAATGCTTTAATGTATTACCAGCATCAGTCATTTTCAAGGATTGAATAGAAGCAGTTGCGATAATATTATTCGATATTTTTTGTTCGATAATCGTGGAAATAGCTTCGCAAATACTATTTAAAACACCCTGCTTTTTTTGTCCAATATCTTGAATTACATCTTCCTTAGTTCGCTGAAATCTGTCCGAACGTCTGGCTTTTTGTTCAATATCTCTACTATCGAGAAAGTCAACAGACTTTTCAATAAATTTACCCTGACGCTGGTTAGATGTGTATTGAACTGTGTAACGACCAAAATTATTTGTAATTAGGTTGCTGTTAGTGTTTATAGCTAATAATTTGTCATGAGATAATTTTCCGGTATTTTTATCTTTGAATTTTTCGATAATATCCAAATTAACTTGTTTGCGAGGACTAACATAAAAGAAAAGAAAACCTTCATTTATATGTGCTTTCAAAAAATCAACAATTGCAGTAGTTTTACCAATTCCCGGATTTCCCGTTAAAAATATATAAGTTGATTGAGAAACTAAGGCTTTTTTAATTAATTCAGCATGAGCATCTCTTAATGTTATACTTCCAGTTAAACCCAAATCATTCATTAATTCTGAAGGAACTGTCCCCACAGAATTGATAAATCCCGTAATTTTCTCTGTGTGACGAGGTAAAAGGGTAATTTTATCAGCAGGAATTTCTAAAAGAGAATCAACAAACTCCTTACCACGTTCAAAACTCCGGTAAGCACTGCTTTTAATTTTATTTAAAACTTGCTTACGTGCTTGGGGAATTTCTTGGGGACTGGAATCATGCTTGTAAATCTGATAACAGGTTTTTAAGATATCGACATTTTCTCGTTGAATGGATATTGTGCTAATTCCGCGATCGCTATATCCTATAGAATTGAAAACTACATTTGCTGTATCTGGGAGAATAGTGGTTTTTTGGAGAAATTCATAGAAGCTATGGAGATAACAAGCAGCTTGAATTGATTTGGTACTTTCTTTGTCTCTATATTTAAAAGCAGTAAAGTATGTCTTTAAACTTTCCGAAAATTCTAAACCTAAAGATTCAGTATCAATTCTCAGATTAGAAAAAACACTTTTTGACCGTAAATAGCTAATATCTCGCAGCAATAACCGACGGATAATTTCTATATAATCAATATTTTCAACATCTTGATGAGAATTGATAGAAAATACTGATAAATCAACACAAATAACTCGATACTCTTTTCGATGACGTAATAAAATTAAAGTATCTGCATTCAGAAATTCACCTTTTTTCTGATAATTTGTAATATATTGAGGGATGTTATCTAAGTTATCAAATTGAGATAAGACTTCACCAAACCATTGAAAATTATCTTTGGTGTCATAAGTACCAATACTATTATCACCATTAAACCGACATTGATAATATAAGATTTCTATATTTTTTAACTTGTGTGGTTTATCCCAACCAGTAGATTTGATGTATTCTCGCAAGAAATTAAAGCCACTTAAAAACCCCTTTTGAATAAAGAACACACTCCAAGTTTTAGCCATTTCTCTTTCTACAGTGCTGATAACTTTATCAATAACTCGCTGTTGAATTTTAGATAACTTTAGTTGCTGTAGTTCCTGACGATATAAATCACCAAATTTGTGCTGAATTTTCTGTTCTTCAATATAAGCAAGAACCCCAATATTAAAACCTACTTCAAACAAACGTCCCAAATCTTCAGCTATTTTAGATTTCATGTTAATTTTCAGATAATTTTACAAAAAAAGGGAATAGGGAACAGATAAGAAACTAAAGTTTCACCAGTTTAGAGATTCAGTTAAGAAAAAGATGTTTTTAAAAGATGTGTAGCCCGAAAAAACAGTATCATTATTTCAATCTCATGTTTAAAAAGATGAGTTTTTTTCTGTTCCCTGTTGCTTCTTCTTCTGAAAGTTTTAGGGTTAATACCCTTCGGGAAGCAAGCTACATGAATTACCCCTACTGCTTTGCATTTAACACTTTTCTCACAAGAGTTAAAAATGCTAAAGAGTTAAATTCACCTTTTCCTTTAAAATGATTAAGTAAAGAAAGTTTACCAACGGATTTATCTCCGATTAAATTGTCGCAAGGATCTAGTTTAATGTGAATTTGTTTGTCGGCTTTTTGGTAGCGGGAGAAGTGAAATAAAGTTAAATATTGTAAGATATCGTCTTTTAACGAACCATCAAAAATAAGTCCTTTATGGATATCTTCATCATCAAGAATTCCTTTATAACTATTTAACAGCGTCGCATAGGAAATAACACCTCTATAATATCTTTCTTCCTCCTTACCTACTTTCATTCCATTAAATAAGTTGAAAAATACAACAGATTTCTTGCTAGGATCTTCAAGTAATTTTGTTAGTTCTACTGTGTCTTGAATATACAAAGAACTAGCTGCAATATTTTCTAATCTAACCGCATAGTATTTATCAAAAAACATGGGATAGATTTTAATATCATGATATTCAGATTTTAAACCTCTAATTACATCTCTTGACATAAAGAAAAGTCCATCGTCATCTTCTGTTTGTGTTAGATGCAATGTGCTGGTATAAGGTGCTTTAGCAATATAGACAATGTGCTTGTATCCCAATTGGTAAAGTTCAGTCACTTTATCAATAATCACGCTGGGATTTGTAAACATTTCTTGGTTATTACAGTTATCAGAAAAAGTTGTCGGTAACTGGAATTTAATTTTCCCATTTTTCATGTTTACACAGATGATTTCTCCCATTAAGTTGGAGATTTTTGCAGAACCATTCCAACCACGATCACTTTCACGACTGGAGACAATAATAATGGCTAATTTGTCTAATTTGGGAGATTTTGAGGAACTATTGAAAGTGAATTTTTTGGGTAAAACAGAGTACAAAGAACTCATGGTATTAGGGATTTTATATCCCAAATCTCGGATATCAATTCCCTGTTCATTCGCACGATGAGTTTCGTTGAATAAATGAGATAAAACAGCAGATAAAGAAACTATAAATTTTTCTATCGGTGCATCATCATCTTTGGCATTTAGATGTAATCTGAGAATGGGAATAAATAATCTTTTCTGCTTGTCTAATAAAACTTTAAGACAAATATAAGCAAGCAAACCGTAAGTAAATTTATAAACAAAAGCTTGATGAGGTTCTAGTTTTTTATCTTCTAAACGATAGGGAAATAATAAAAGTTGCCGATTCTTGAAATGTTGACTGTAAATCCTTAAACATCTTTGATCATTTAAAGGTGCAAAAACTACTGGTAATGCACGAATAGCAGTTAAATCATATTCCATGTTAAAGGTTTCTTGATCATCTGTAGCAAAAAAGTGAATGTCGTTGATAGTAACCTTAGCTGGTAGGGTACAAAGAGAATTTGTTTCTGTATTTGGTTTTCCCAAAGATATGTATTTTAGAACTTCCTTGGGATTTCTTCTGACAACAGGTTTAAAAAATGTATTGTTATTAAAAATATTCTGGGTATCTTCTTCAAGAATGCCATTTTTTACAGAAATATGTACAGGATACTCTCTTGCGGGAAAGGAAGTTTTACGCTTGAGGAGACTTTGCAGAACACTCTTGAGACGATTAATTTTAAAATGAACATTAAACTCAGTAAAATCTCCAAGAATTTTCTGAAATAAGTCCTGTTTTGCTATATCATCAGACCCTTTCAGTATTGATATTACTCCTTGTTCAAATTCTGTAATAGGATCATATTTTAATTCATCATTCAGGTTGTAGTCCTTTTTTTTTGGATCTTGACAAGACGCAAATAAAAAATAGTACAAAAATGCTATTCTTAATACCTTTTTTGCAAATGATTCTCGCTGTAAAGGATCTGTAAGTGCATCTTTATGTTCTTGACTATCTGGATTCAGGATATTGAGACGATAATCAAAAACGCTTTTACCACCGTCAGTATGAACTTTACCATCAAACTTCAATTTTAGTCCAAATACAAATTGAATTGCTCCTTGATTTTCATCTTTTGTTTCTCCCAAAAAACCTTCTACTATGGGAATAATTGGCAGCATATTAAATGCTTCACCATTAGAAAAGGCATCTTTGTAATTAACTTCAGCACCCGCATAATTAACGAGGTAATCACCATCAGCTTTGTTACTATCATTGATGTATGTTTCTATAAGTCTGAGTCTTCTAATCAAATCTTCTAAATATATAGCACCTGGGATAGCACCTGTTGCATTTAAATTACTAGTCTTGGTCTTGATATTTTCTAGCAGGAACTCTAAATAATTTATCTGTGCTTGTTTTTTGAGTTTTCCTAATGTTTCCTTATTGAAAACATCCCGCAACCGGAAAAGGTCAGAATTTTTATCTTTTTCTAAGTCTTCAAGAATGTATTCTAAGTCTTGTTTTTCTTCAGCATTTGCACCCGCAAATTTCACCCGAATATAATTTTCTAACCCCTTTCGCAATTCTGCATCAAAATCACGGGTTTTCTGCACAGAAATAGTTAGCTTGTGAACTTTTAGCAATTCTCTGTTTTCATGATTCTTTTTATTAAAAGTTAACCGTTGCTTTTGCAAATTGTCATAAGGAAGAAAAGGATATGTAAAGTCTAATTTAGCTGTTGTCCCTTTGAATGTCTGTAAATCTGTAATTAGGTTACTAACAAATTCCTCTATTGATTTACTATTTCCTAATGATGATTCTAATATTTTTTCAACACAATCTTTAATTGCGTGAATTTGAGTCCGAAATTTTACTTCAGAACCTGGACTAATATTTACGGTAGCAGAACGAACACTATTTGCAGATGCTCCCAAGGGATTTTCTACTTGCAAATTAGCAACTTGAGTTGCTACCTGATCAATATTGATTCGTAAACGTTTATTATCATCAGAAAGTTTAAATATTTCTTGATTGGGTTTCTGTAATACTAACAAGATTTTTGCTAATAAATCAGTATAATCAACATTGGCTAAGTCTGGATTTATGGTTATTTTGTTCATTTGCACCCTTCATTGTTGTTTTTAAAATTAATTACTATAAATAATAATGCCTTGCGATTTGACAAGTCAAGATATATAAATAAAAAATAAATTATAGATCCCCGACTTTTCCAAAAAGTCAGGGATCTGTTTATCAGTCAGTTACACCAAAGCCGCTACCTTCCCCAACAAACCCTCAAACAAGCGCAAACCATCGCTATTACCTAACGCGGAATCTGCTGCTCGTTCTGGATGTGGCATCATGCCCAAAACATTGCCTTGAAGATTACAAATCCCCGCAATGTTGTTGAGTGAACCGTTAGGATTTTCTTGATAACGAAATAAAACTTGTCCGTTGGCTTCGATTTCTGCTAAAGTAGTTTCGTCACTGTAGAATCGCCCCTCTCCGTGTGCGATGGGTAAAGTGATGATTTCCCCTTCAAAATAACCTTGAGTCCAATGTAAATTATTACGCTCAACTTTCAAGGGAGAGCGATCGCAGATAAAATGCAAATCCTGATTTCTCGCCAATGCCCCAGGTAATAAACCAGCCTCAGTTAATACCTGAAAACCGTTACAAATACCGATGACAAATTTACCTTGTTGTGCATGGTTGATAACTTGCTGCATCACAGGAGAAAAGCGAGCGATCGCCCCACATCGTAAATAATCCCCATAACTAAAGCCACCGGGGACAATTACCACATCTATATCACTAATATCCGTCTCTTGATGCCAAATCATCCGCGTTGGTTGTCCTAGCAAATCTCTAGTCACATAGGCAACATCACGATCGCAATTAGAACCTGGAAAAACTAAAATACCGAATTTCATTGTTTGTCAGAGGAATAGGAACAGGGAACAGGGAACAGGGAACAGGGAACAGGCAAGAGGCAAGAGGCAAGAGGCAAGAGGCAAGAGGCAAGAGGCAAGAGGCAAGAGGCAAGAGGCAAGAGGCAAGAGGCAAGAGGCAAGAGGCAAGAGGCAAGAGGCAAGAGGCAAGAGGCAAATTATTTATTTTCTCAATACTATTGCCAATTTTCCAAAATATGTCTGAAACCCAATAAAATCGTGAGGATATCAATAGGGTTTCACGGATTTGGCAATAGTATTGTTTCTATTACCAATTACCAATCACCAATTACCCATTAGCAGTTTCAAAATACGCCAGTTTGTGATTCTACCTCAATCAAGTCAAAGCGATAATTTTCGATGACCGGATTAGATAACATTTGGTCACAGATTTGATTTAAGTCTCGACGCGCTTTCATTTCATCAGGTGCGGTAATGGTTAACTCAATGTACTTACCAATTCTCACCTGTTCCACATTGTCGTATCCCATTTGTTTGAGGCCAGATTGTACAGCCACACCAGCAGGATCTAAAACTGAAGTTCTCAGAGTCACGAAAATTTTAGCTAAATATTTTATTTGCACAGGCTTTTTGCTGAATGCTGCGATCGCTATCCTATAACTTTTCCGGTCTAACTGAGTGAAAATATAATCAGGAAGTAGAAGTAATTCATGAATTACTTCTACATAAATACAAATTTAACAACGATTTATGAGAGCCATACATACCCGTAGTCAAGAACGGATTTTAAACCTGTTACAAAATCTTAAACAAGGCATTTCTGCTCAAGAAATTTACGTAGAACTACGTAATCTCAACCAAAGCATGGGTTTAGCAACAGTTTATCGTTCCTTGG
The DNA window shown above is from Anabaena sp. WA102 and carries:
- a CDS encoding helicase-related protein, with translation MKSKIAEDLGRLFEVGFNIGVLAYIEEQKIQHKFGDLYRQELQQLKLSKIQQRVIDKVISTVEREMAKTWSVFFIQKGFLSGFNFLREYIKSTGWDKPHKLKNIEILYYQCRFNGDNSIGTYDTKDNFQWFGEVLSQFDNLDNIPQYITNYQKKGEFLNADTLILLRHRKEYRVICVDLSVFSINSHQDVENIDYIEIIRRLLLRDISYLRSKSVFSNLRIDTESLGLEFSESLKTYFTAFKYRDKESTKSIQAACYLHSFYEFLQKTTILPDTANVVFNSIGYSDRGISTISIQRENVDILKTCYQIYKHDSSPQEIPQARKQVLNKIKSSAYRSFERGKEFVDSLLEIPADKITLLPRHTEKITGFINSVGTVPSELMNDLGLTGSITLRDAHAELIKKALVSQSTYIFLTGNPGIGKTTAIVDFLKAHINEGFLFFYVSPRKQVNLDIIEKFKDKNTGKLSHDKLLAINTNSNLITNNFGRYTVQYTSNQRQGKFIEKSVDFLDSRDIEQKARRSDRFQRTKEDVIQDIGQKKQGVLNSICEAISTIIEQKISNNIIATASIQSLKMTDAGNTLKHFDKIFRNAYNTSDGKVLPQKMQEISGRIKHLFIMIDEITGDDGGVEFLNGIHQIIEKYQLMDSQHGFNTKVIVADASIVDKNVIIQHLSDTSPEPDKIYFRRAVDTAQPLSIQPLIFKGLESTVINTNSYPASSLSISYQVLVESCRFREEGGLKQQYNLKSGLQTEILKDIESLLQRSDVEQIIVYIQNKRKLAELIDKIKRNWGKFEKCTDYLEIHANISENEKKEIQKFQENVKVIFMTACGSRGLSFPKAKHILVEIPKFEIEKNLMEIIQVIYRGRGNENIDNQEKELIFYLAERAVYYQDDAEISLQESALSLLNILLILKGSIMTRIFGYSRIGRDNFMLIPIGGKSVFAAGETFSAQMVNLIRQLKTEYQHNKSDILLKQVYTNLENLLGRADFVIQSTTESNYLGLQKSFNSKFSEISHTLDKLLDFGKLEPGYISGGLLVVPIANNKLEETYQMRLADIATYANEELWKNMHEITRRKSYYPENLRSAIQDAIELVKNLKDDVKKTQKLEQSSQHNDQYYALPLFAFISGEVMKEYFENEPQEPEDQLFRDILSTYIRSLYPVGNVLPIGHNYKEFPFVVFRSYSLEEIRNKIFTEKYLLNSHELNVLNLILSS
- the purS gene encoding phosphoribosylformylglycinamidine synthase subunit PurS, encoding MQIKYLAKIFVTLRTSVLDPAGVAVQSGLKQMGYDNVEQVRIGKYIELTITAPDEMKARRDLNQICDQMLSNPVIENYRFDLIEVESQTGVF
- the purQ gene encoding phosphoribosylformylglycinamidine synthase subunit PurQ, yielding MKFGILVFPGSNCDRDVAYVTRDLLGQPTRMIWHQETDISDIDVVIVPGGFSYGDYLRCGAIARFSPVMQQVINHAQQGKFVIGICNGFQVLTEAGLLPGALARNQDLHFICDRSPLKVERNNLHWTQGYFEGEIITLPIAHGEGRFYSDETTLAEIEANGQVLFRYQENPNGSLNNIAGICNLQGNVLGMMPHPERAADSALGNSDGLRLFEGLLGKVAALV